GTGGTCATCCCGGTCGATAACAACAACGTCGATGCGGTCACGAGCCAGTATAACCTGACCAGGGACATTACGAAGGCCACAACGTCCGTCGCAGTGAGCTCCGATGGCGAGAACATCCACCTTTTCCTGAACGACAAAGTCGATGGGTGCTGGTACCGGATGTCCACCAGCATACCCGCGGGTTATCAGGTGCAAAAGATCGAACGGGCAGACGGCACCGAGATCAAGAACGATGTCCAGATAAACCGATCGACGGGCGAGTACGTGCAGAATGATGTAAATTGGTACGTCGATAATGGGACGCTGTACTTTTATGATGATCCTATTAACGGCTATGATATTACCCTGTTGCCGCCCGCGGCCAACAATTCCCTGGCTGTGAATGTAATCTACGGTGGACAGCTTTCCGCCATCGTTTACCCATTTAACCAGACGGATTCAAATACCGTAATTGCCGGTAATGACCACCTGGGCCGCAACGGGGATAGTAATTATGCGAACAATATTGACGGGGATGCAGGCTCTAAAACCGCCATACGATTATATCGAAATAACCAGGTGAGTAATGGCAACCTCCGGATGTTCGGCGATAACGGGACTAACTATGCCACGTACAGCAATACCGCCTACAAATATACTGATATAGGACAGCCGGTCACCGTGGGGTTCAATACGGTCCCGGACGGCTCCGTCGAGAGCGTTATCATATCAAATTATAGGACACCTGTGGCGGGGTCTGTAACCTCCTATATCAATATTACACAAAAAACGATCATCAGAAATAATAACCTCTGGTTCGCGACGGTATACTACTTAAATAATTCAGGTGGCAATAGCCAGAACGGCGTAGCTTTCTTCCAGGGAGCCGACTTCAACTTTAATGGCCAATATCAAAACGATGATGACTTCTATAATCAGACGAACGATTTCGTATACGGATATATGAATAACCAGAATTCCAACAGCATCCATGTGGGCGGCTTCGGCTCGACGATCCAGAGCTCGGACCATGATGTGGCTACATACGGCAATATCTGGAACCGGATAAATTCAAATAATCTACAGGGTGGTACCAGTACAAGCGGCATAGATGGCGGAATGGCGCTGGAATGGGATTATTCCGGGTCATTGGCGAACGGCGATACATGGGTCGTGCCAGTCGTATGGGCGGTCGGCAAGGACGTCAACAGCTTTGGCAACACTCTCAACTATGCCCTCGACCACAACGTCTACGACGTGGGCATTAAGTCCATCGATGTTCCGGCGAATGGTGACAGCCTTGATTCTCAGACCACGCCGGTCCTGGCTATCAATGCTACGGCTATTGACCTGGGCGTAACGGACCAGTCGCCGACTGTCTACCTCCAGATTAAAAATTCCACCGGCGCAGTAGTCTATAGCGCCTCAACGGCCGTAAAATTATCCATACCATACCAGGAAACGGCTCTCGCCAGCTTCAACTGGAACCTTTCAAATGTGACGGCCGGCACTTATAACATCAGCGTCTACACACAGATGGCGGGAGACCAGAACGCGTCCAACGATCTTAAAAGTATAACGGTCTATGTCCAGAGCCTGTCCATTTATCCCGACCAGTGGGTCCACGCGAACCCGGGCGACAACGTGCTCTTCCCGCTGAACCTGTCTAACCTCGGTACGGCACGCACATTTGACCTGAGCCTGTCTCCATCCACGGCAGGATGGGCTTCATATCTTTACTATAATAATACTTCAACGCTACTCGCCAATGACACGAATGGCGACGGAGCCTGGGACTGGGTGAACGCATCATATACGGATTCGGGAAAGCCCGCCATAACGGTCCCGGCAAATGGGAAAGCATCCCTCATTTTACAAAAGCTCGTCCCGGCGACAGCGGATACCGGTATTCTGGATACCGTAACATTATATGCATATCCATCAGGCCAGCCATTGGCAAACTCGTCGGCTACATTAAAGACCGACACGCCGTTGGGCGCAGTGGCGAATAAGACGTTCTATTTCCATAGCCTGTATCTGAATACGACGCCTGAGGCAGCGACTACTGGCAGCAAAGCAATTACGTCGATTTTCTATATGTGGGCCCAGACCCCGTCATTTGCCGACAGCTTCACGATATCGGGCAACGTCAGCGTGCCTATTTATTACAATTCGACGGCTGCCATGCCCATCACTGTCACGTTATTCTACACGAACGGGGCAGGCAATTCGGTCCAGATCGGCACCAATACGTCCACAGTGCCGGCATCCGCAAGCCAGACCACGCCTTCCATGTTCAATTTTACCCTGTACCAGGCAGGCGGTAATATAACTGTGCCTCGCGGCTCTTACATTGTAGCGAAGATAGATAACCAGCAGACGACCGCCTTCACAGTATGGTATACGAGCGCATATCGAAGTCGCATAGACGTCAAAACTCCAACCTACGTCCACGTTGGCTCCATCAATACATACAACGGTGGGATATCCACATCCAACTTCAACACCGGCGATACGGTATACGTGACGGCCAACGTCACGGACCCGATCGGCGCTTATGATATCAGGGATAATGCCACCATATCAGTGACCGCGCCCAACGGCTCGTACATAGTCAATAACCAGAGCATGGCCCTCAACAAGACGGATTCCTCGTCGCCGGCTCTCTGGAAACTTTATAATTATTCTCTTCAGCTTGATAGTTCCTTCCAGCCAGGAGTCTATGGCATAAACATAACTGGCTACGAGTCAAACGGAGTCATCAATCGAAAAAATATATCGATTACGCTGACGTCGGGCACTCCCGCCATCCTGGTGTACCCGAACAGCACGAGGATCGCCGAGGGGGCCAGCGTAGTTAGCTTCAAGCACAGGGTAACGAACCTGAACGCTTACAAGAGCGACGTCGTCGACATATCGTGTAATGTACCCGCTGGATGGTCTTATAGTCTGTATAAGGCGGATGGAATAACGCCACTAACGGATACGGACGGGGATACAAAACTGGATACCGGTACTTTATCTCCCCTGGGAAGTACGGATATCGTAGTTAAAGTAACCGTGTCATCGGGTGGAAGCTCCGGCAATACATACCCCGTCTATGTCACCGGTACGTCTTCTCAGGATACGTCCGTATCGTCTACGGCCATGGACACCGTGCTGATATCGACGTCTTCCGTCGTTAAGACGCTTTATTTACACAATAATGGCACCCAGTTCATGAATACGTCGATGAATAACTCCACGAACGATCACACCGATATAAATAATGGCAATAGTATGAGCTGGGCCCAATCGCCCGCATTCGCAAAGGACTTTAACATCCTGGACGATCCCATGGCTACACTCTACGTCCAGAGCAGCGATACGAACTTGAACATGAATGTCAGCATCATCGCCTCGAATAGCACATCATCGACTGTGCTAGGATGGTATATTTATAAGAACACGACCACATCGGGCGCAATCACGCCGCTAAGCTTTAACGTGCCATTAAATAAATATAATCTAACAATACCCCGGGGTAGCCAGCTATCGGTCAATATTAACAACCTAAATAACAAGAAGCTCACTATCTACCACTCTACGCAATGCCCGTCACGTATTGATATGGATACGTACAGCTATATCAACGTTAAGAGTGTCACGATCAACAATACCAGCGGTAATCCCATTACAGGTGCGACGCCTCCGTCTACGATAAACGTCACGGCCAATGTAACGGACCCCTTCGGCTCTTTCGATATCATCAATGTGAACGTGTCGCTGATCTACCCGAATGGCACTGTTGCCATCGGTCCTCTTGCAATGAACTTGAGTGGAACAGATCCTGCGGCACTAAGCCAGTGGAAGCAGTTCACGAGGAACATAACGCTTAATGCCAGCCTTGACTCAGGGGATTATTCAATTCTCGTGACCGCTAACGAGTCCAATGGAGTCAAAAGCAGCTTAAGTACGGGGCTGGCCATCGTTTATCCGGTTAATGTCTCGGCAAGTAAGTCGTACAGCCCGTCGGGCGAGGACGAATTCACGGTCACGATCACCATTACCAATAAGGATAATCACACTGTAGACGGTGTGCATGCATATGATTTCTACGCGGATGATTTCACCGTCGATGGTATTGATTCGCCTTACACTACTGTAATAGTGAACAACGCGATATTACAGGGCAATATCAATGTATTTGGGCCATTCACACTTTCACCTTACGAGACGAAAAAGATCACATACACTGCTTATGGCATAGGCGACTATAATCTTTCGAATATGACTATCGTGGGGGTGGACCCGTATATCTAGGCGAGTCACGCTCATTGCCCTGTTTGCTATATCGATTTGCTTTATCGCAGCCGATGCATCTGCCCTCCAGCCTTCGGCCAATATGGTAGAGCAGGTTGACGGTCTTGTCTATTACACGAACGGCACGATATCCTATGGCATGGCCACCGGCACGATTACGGTGTCAAACCCGGCCTCAACATCCCCTCTCTCCTCGGCGATCCTGACGCTACCGAACGGCACGTCGCTTTCAATTGGCAGCATAAGCCCGGGCTCGAGCTATACAGCCCATTACGTCCTGTCTCCGGCGGACGTCAACTTACCCTTGAACTTTAAAGAGAATGTCGTGCCAGTGACTCTGACAAACGGCGTGCCCCAGCAGCTGCGGCTTATCGTCCAGCTTCAGAACACGGGCAACGCGCATATTACAGGCCTTCAATACCAAAAATCCCTCCCGCCAGGACTTGCCCAGGCATGGGAAGCCCATGACGGCGGCAGCCTTACGGTCGGCAGTGCGGTCGCCTGGACAATAAATGACCTCGCGCCGGGTGATAAGATGAACCTCACCATCGCCTTCAGTCTGACGCCTTCCTCGGGCATAACTTTCCCCGCTGCTGGCGTATCATACGACTATTCCTCATCACTATCGGGAAGCGTGCCCCGCCTGACGGCGAGCACGAACACGTCATTCCAGATACAAAAGTCGCACATCACGGACCACTCGTGGATGGTCAACGCCACGGTCCCGGATAGCAGCGAGTTCGACATGGTGCTGGACTCTGTGGCGATCAGCCGCTCGAACGCCTCGGACCCCTTTAATACGGTAGAGCTTGCCTCATATAGCCCGAACACCAGGCTCAACCCCGGAAGCTCGTGGTCGACGTCGCTCATCGATAATTTCGAGTACGTTCCCGCGTACTTCATGAAAATGGCTTATAGCATGCCCTATACGACGATCCTCACTTCCCACGTCGAGGCTATGACCGCACCGATAACCATCACGATAACGAATCCCACGCCGACGCCGACGTCTCCGCCGAGCCCGCCCTACGCGACGCCCACGCCAGTGCCATCGGCCACGCCGACGCCGACGGCCCCCGCGTCCCCGGACATCGTGTTCGTGTCGCCGGAGCGCGGCGAGGTCATCACGGGTAATTCCACGCAGCTCGAAACGTCGGTCCCGCCTTCCGGCGAGCCGGGATATGTGGCATACTTCCTGTCGTCCAACAACCTGACCTGGATCAGGCTTGGCCAGTCGCCCGTATCGGGCGCTCTGTCTGGGTTCCTCTGGACCATACCTCAGCTTGACGGTAACTATTACCTGAAAGCCGAGCACTACCGCTCCGACGGCACTCTGCTGGGTATCGCTTACACGCAGGTACTCGTGGCCCATGAGACGGAGCCCGTGGGCATGACGACCATGCTCATCAGCGGCACCGACTGGCTCATGCTCATCATGGCTCTGCTGGCCGTCATGCTGCTGGCGTTCATCCTTATACCATATGTGCAGGTCCGGAATGTTATCTACGACGCGTCCGCCCTGGCGGCGCTTAGCAGGGAGAAGGACTGGCTGTCGAAGCTGCCCCGCGAAGCCCTCCGGCCTGATGCTATGATTGTGGAGATACCCGGCATGGATAAGATACGAATGAAGGCGCTGAACAATATCGACGAGATGCGCCGCCTGGAGCGGAAATACGAGCTATCGGCCTACGATGCCATGGCCCTGCAGCTGGCCCGTGAGTCAGGCGCGACGCTGGTCACGGGCGACGTGAGGATGGCCGCTATAGCAAAGCAGCTCGACGTGAAGGTAAAGCTCCTGGAAAAAGTGGCAGTACCAGTTACCGTATAATTTTTTTATTTTTCCTCTATTTTTTAAATGATTTCTTGTATTCTGCAAGCGTATATAGCCTCGCAGCGATTGCACCGATGGCCGTGCAGGTCTCAAGGGAGATGCCTTTGCCATCAGTTATATCAAGGTGGTAGTGCGCCATCTCGAAGTATTCCTTTGGCAGGCCCTTGCGGCCCAGGCCTATTAAAATGAGCAGCGGCTTATTATTGACCATAATGCCGGCGATCTCATCCGCTGAAGCCTGCTTTTTCTTCTCGGGATGAGATGTCGTGGCCACCAGGGCCCCGAATTGGGCCGGGAAGCCTTTCTCAGGCACGTCCATGACGTAGAGGCGTTTTTCATCGAAGAGCTTCTGAAGGTAGAGGCCCGAAGCGCCGATAGTCGTATTGTCCTTAACGAACTCGACGAGTTCCTGCTGGCTGAAATCATAGGGGAACCCCACGAGGGCCAGGTTAAAGCCGTAGGCGTAGGCTATCGGGGCGCCCCGGGCAATGCCACGGTAGTGCGCCTCGACCACCTTTACCTTATCATAGGTATTATAAAGGCCCAGCGTCAGCATCGTTCCCTAATAAGGTATGCCACGATAAAACGATATCGGTCCCTAAATATTCCTTTTTACGATGCCGCCGTAGACCTCGGCGCCACCCGCCTCGGCCATGTCGTGCAGGACAGCGATGATGTCGGCCATAGACACGATATCCTCGGGATTCTTGCCATTATACATGTACGTGATGAGGCCGGCGCAGTTCAGGATAAAAATGTTCGGGCCGATAAGCTTCTCGTAAGGGTTATAGATCTGGTATTTCTTGAGGACGGAACAGTCCTCGTCGCTAAGGATATGGAATGGAAGGTTGTGCTTTTCAGCAAGGCCCTTATTGAAGTTAACGCTGCCATAAGAAATGGTAAGCACGTTACCACAATGGTACAGGATGCGCTGGTAGCTGTCCTTAAGGTAATCGAGCTGCTCACTGGTGTGGGCGTCGTCCACGGCCCGGATGAAAACAAGCACCACACTTTGGTTATCCCTGAACTCTTTTAAGGAAATGCTGTTGCCAGTCTCGTCCTTTAGCGTGAAGTCCGGCGCATTGTATCCCGGCTCGACGGGCAACTGCTCATATTTATGTCCATACTCCATAGCAGGGATATGTCGACCCGTATGTTAAAAAGCATGACCCGATTTTAAGTCATATGGCGAAGCGTTTCCATCAGCTTATCGTTGGGAGGTATCTCGCCGGGGAACTTGCTGATGAACCTGTATCGTATGCGGCCCGAGCGGTCGATGATGAATATCGATGCGTCGTCGCCGTTCTCCAGGTCGTCGTAAACGCCGTACTCCCGGATCACCCTCTTCCCGGGGTCTGCCAGGAGCTTGAACGGTATCTTATACCGGGTCGCCGTATTCCGGGCTTTATCGACGTCGTCGGGGCTGATGGCCAGGATGTCCGCGTTGAGGCTGCGAAAAAAGAGGTAGTCATCGTTAAGCTGCGACAGCCAGCGCATGCTGTACGGGTCGGACTCGCCCCGGTAGAACACGAGCAGCACGTTCATCCTGTCCCTGAAGCTTGACAGCTTCACTTCTTCGCCGCGCGAGTCCTTGAGCCTGAAGTCGGGCGCAAAATCGCCTTCGCCGGCGGTCCCCTCAATCCTGTACATCACCCTTCACCACATACACAATGGCGTATGACATAAAAATGATAATCTTGGAAAAACACGATTACGCCCAATATCTATTTATACAACAATCATCATTAAACGGATATGCTTCAGCCATAGTGGCTGTGCCAGCCATAAAGCTGTATTAAATCTCATAGAGGTATTATAATGAAGTATCAGGGAAAATCCATCAGGAAGCCCACCGGAGGCAGGCTCAGGCCGAACCGCGGCAAAAGGAAGTTCGAGCTGGGCAGCGAGATCACGCAGCCGGTCATAGGTGCTACCAGCAGAAAAGTCATCAACGTCATGGGCAACGGCTCTAAGGTCAAGGTCCTCAAGGAAAACGTCGTCAACGTGACGGACCCGAAGTCCGGCAAGACGCAGAAGACGACCATGACCACCGAGGTCGAAAACCCCGCGAATAAGAACTACATCCGGCGAAACATCCTGACCAGGGGCTCCGTCGTCATGACCGGGCTCGGCAAGGCGAAGATCACGAGCAGGCCCGGGCAGGATGGCGAAGTCAACGCCGTACTCATCAGTGAGTAGTTTTTTTTACAGTGGCGCAAGCCACTTCTTCTTTACATCGAGCCTTTTATTACCGTCAACAGAATAGCGGTCGCTATCAGCAGTATAGCTGCGATGATAGCGAACAGTGCGACCACGTAGCCGGATAAGAACACCAGCCTGACCAGAGTCTCTATTATGCGATTCCGCGTAAAATTCCGGCTGCTCTGCTCGTAGCTCAGCCTGTACGGCATGCTGAGCTCCACGAGGTTAAAGGCATAGTGCATGCGGCCTCCGGCATAGTAGCTGCCGATATCCCCCATATACTGGAACGCCTCGAGAATACATCGAATGCCGGGCACATGTCGCCTCCCGACGAGCACAGCGCATTTTCCATACATGCTTCCGGACCGAATCAGCTCAGCGATGGTGCCGGCCATGAACTCGTCCCTCTCGAATATATAAGCGATAGAGTCCCGGTCGGACCAGCCGAAGGTGAAAAATCTGCCGCCTGTCAGCTTACCGTAAAGCCCGGGAGACAGGTTAAAGGCGAGGATGGAGAGGGCGTTGAAGGGCAGGAAAAAGTACCGCACGAGCGCCTCCTTGAAATATACGGCGGGAGGCGTGCCGCTATAATACCGGGAAACCGTGACGTTTATGGAGCGGTCGATGCAGACGAAACGGTCCAGGTAGCGCCCGCGGGCCAGCTTTAGCTCAAGCGACTTCGTGGGCTGGAGAGGCCGGTATAGCTCGACGCAGACATTGTCGGGAGAAAAGCGCTGCAGCTCCCCGAGTATTTCCACGGCCGGCTCCCTCAGCGAATGTACCGAGCCGATAAGCTCCAGGCACAGGTCGTCCATACGCTCTATAATCACCGGCTTCTCGATAAGCATCATTAATTCATAATGCGAGCCATTTACTTAACTACATGTCATCGATAGCTTTTTATAGGCGAGAGCATGCCTGCGGCGATATGCTTTTATACCTTTTTATAGCCTAATTATTAGAGCGCCGGCCGGGGCCGGACCATAGGGATTTAAGACATTCCATGCGTATATCAGGCTTTAAAATAGGTGGATCTATGATCGAGATGCGGGGCCTTTCACGCTCCTTCGGCAACAACCGGGTCGTGAATAACCTCAACCTT
Above is a window of Methanocella sp. DNA encoding:
- a CDS encoding type II toxin-antitoxin system VapC family toxin, producing MVEQVDGLVYYTNGTISYGMATGTITVSNPASTSPLSSAILTLPNGTSLSIGSISPGSSYTAHYVLSPADVNLPLNFKENVVPVTLTNGVPQQLRLIVQLQNTGNAHITGLQYQKSLPPGLAQAWEAHDGGSLTVGSAVAWTINDLAPGDKMNLTIAFSLTPSSGITFPAAGVSYDYSSSLSGSVPRLTASTNTSFQIQKSHITDHSWMVNATVPDSSEFDMVLDSVAISRSNASDPFNTVELASYSPNTRLNPGSSWSTSLIDNFEYVPAYFMKMAYSMPYTTILTSHVEAMTAPITITITNPTPTPTSPPSPPYATPTPVPSATPTPTAPASPDIVFVSPERGEVITGNSTQLETSVPPSGEPGYVAYFLSSNNLTWIRLGQSPVSGALSGFLWTIPQLDGNYYLKAEHYRSDGTLLGIAYTQVLVAHETEPVGMTTMLISGTDWLMLIMALLAVMLLAFILIPYVQVRNVIYDASALAALSREKDWLSKLPREALRPDAMIVEIPGMDKIRMKALNNIDEMRRLERKYELSAYDAMALQLARESGATLVTGDVRMAAIAKQLDVKVKLLEKVAVPVTV
- a CDS encoding peroxiredoxin family protein, translated to MYRIEGTAGEGDFAPDFRLKDSRGEEVKLSSFRDRMNVLLVFYRGESDPYSMRWLSQLNDDYLFFRSLNADILAISPDDVDKARNTATRYKIPFKLLADPGKRVIREYGVYDDLENGDDASIFIIDRSGRIRYRFISKFPGEIPPNDKLMETLRHMT
- a CDS encoding peroxiredoxin family protein; translation: MEYGHKYEQLPVEPGYNAPDFTLKDETGNSISLKEFRDNQSVVLVFIRAVDDAHTSEQLDYLKDSYQRILYHCGNVLTISYGSVNFNKGLAEKHNLPFHILSDEDCSVLKKYQIYNPYEKLIGPNIFILNCAGLITYMYNGKNPEDIVSMADIIAVLHDMAEAGGAEVYGGIVKRNI
- a CDS encoding DUF531 domain-containing protein, which codes for MLTLGLYNTYDKVKVVEAHYRGIARGAPIAYAYGFNLALVGFPYDFSQQELVEFVKDNTTIGASGLYLQKLFDEKRLYVMDVPEKGFPAQFGALVATTSHPEKKKQASADEIAGIMVNNKPLLILIGLGRKGLPKEYFEMAHYHLDITDGKGISLETCTAIGAIAARLYTLAEYKKSFKK
- a CDS encoding 30S ribosomal protein S8e is translated as MKYQGKSIRKPTGGRLRPNRGKRKFELGSEITQPVIGATSRKVINVMGNGSKVKVLKENVVNVTDPKSGKTQKTTMTTEVENPANKNYIRRNILTRGSVVMTGLGKAKITSRPGQDGEVNAVLISE